The following proteins come from a genomic window of Cronobacter muytjensii ATCC 51329:
- a CDS encoding SLC13 family permease: protein MSVWLAHPLFLPALIILLTIVLWATSLLPEFITALLFFAVAMIAKIAPPEVLFGGFASSAFWLVFSGFVLGVAIRKTGLADRAARALSARLTDSWWQMVASVVLLSYALAFVMPSNMGRIALLMPIVAAMARRAGIEENTRGWYGLALAVGFGTFQLSATILPANVPNLVMSGAAEGSFGIHLNYLPYLLLHTPVLGLLKGAVLIALICWLFPGKPQPPRELPAATPMSRAEKRLGWLLLVVLVLWVTESWHGIGPAWTGLAAAVITLLPRVGFITGDEFASGVNMRTCIYVAGILGLATTVTHTGIGSAVGEALMHIMPLDPERPFTSFAALTGITTALNFIMTANGVPALYTTLAESFSRSTGFPLLSTIMIQVLGYSTPLLPYQASPIVVAMALGNVPARAGMKLCLALAIVTFLFLLPLDYGWFRLLGKL, encoded by the coding sequence ATGTCCGTCTGGCTTGCGCATCCGCTTTTCTTACCCGCCCTTATTATTCTGCTGACGATCGTGCTCTGGGCGACGTCCCTGCTACCGGAATTTATCACCGCGCTGCTCTTTTTCGCGGTGGCGATGATAGCCAAAATCGCCCCGCCGGAGGTTCTGTTCGGCGGCTTCGCGTCATCGGCGTTCTGGCTGGTGTTCAGCGGCTTCGTGCTGGGCGTGGCTATTCGCAAAACCGGGCTGGCGGACCGCGCCGCGCGGGCGTTATCGGCGCGGCTGACGGACTCCTGGTGGCAGATGGTAGCGAGCGTGGTGCTGCTCAGCTATGCGCTGGCGTTTGTAATGCCCTCCAACATGGGGCGCATCGCGCTGCTGATGCCGATTGTGGCGGCGATGGCCAGACGCGCCGGCATCGAGGAAAACACCCGCGGCTGGTACGGCCTGGCGCTGGCGGTAGGCTTCGGCACGTTCCAGCTCTCCGCGACCATTCTGCCTGCTAACGTGCCGAACCTCGTCATGAGCGGCGCGGCGGAAGGCTCTTTCGGCATTCATCTTAACTATCTGCCCTATCTGCTGCTGCACACGCCGGTACTGGGGCTGCTCAAGGGCGCGGTGCTGATAGCGCTTATCTGCTGGCTGTTCCCCGGCAAGCCGCAGCCGCCGCGCGAACTGCCCGCCGCAACGCCGATGAGCCGCGCCGAAAAACGCCTCGGCTGGCTTTTGCTGGTGGTGCTGGTGCTGTGGGTGACGGAGAGCTGGCACGGCATCGGGCCTGCCTGGACGGGGCTTGCGGCGGCGGTCATCACGCTGCTGCCGCGCGTCGGGTTTATTACCGGCGATGAGTTCGCCAGCGGCGTTAATATGCGTACCTGTATCTACGTGGCGGGCATTCTTGGCCTTGCGACGACCGTCACCCATACCGGCATCGGCAGCGCGGTCGGCGAGGCGCTGATGCATATTATGCCGCTTGATCCGGAACGCCCCTTTACGAGCTTCGCCGCGCTCACCGGCATCACCACCGCGCTGAATTTCATTATGACCGCCAACGGCGTTCCGGCGCTTTACACCACGCTTGCGGAAAGCTTTTCACGCAGCACCGGGTTTCCGCTGCTGTCGACCATTATGATTCAGGTGCTGGGATATTCGACGCCGCTGCTGCCGTATCAGGCGTCGCCGATTGTGGTGGCGATGGCGCTTGGCAACGTACCGGCGCGCGCCGGGATGAAGCTCTGTCTGGCGCTGGCGATCGTCACGTTTCTTTTCCTGCTGCCGCTGGATTACGGCTGGTTCCGGCTGCTGGGTAAACTCTGA
- the uraH gene encoding hydroxyisourate hydrolase, producing the protein MNRFQTLAAAALFALPGLALAASSNLLSVHVLNEQTGKPAPGVVVKLEKKQGDAWQPLNQATTDKDGRIKALWPDAPAATGDYRVIFETGDYFASHKQSSFFPEVPVVFHIDNTDEHYHVPLLLSQYGYSTYRGS; encoded by the coding sequence ATGAACCGTTTTCAAACGCTTGCCGCCGCTGCCCTTTTCGCTCTGCCAGGGCTGGCGCTTGCCGCGTCTTCAAACTTACTGAGCGTACATGTGCTCAATGAACAGACCGGCAAACCCGCGCCGGGCGTAGTGGTTAAGCTTGAGAAAAAACAGGGCGACGCATGGCAGCCGCTGAACCAGGCGACAACCGATAAAGATGGCCGTATCAAAGCGCTGTGGCCGGACGCGCCCGCCGCCACAGGCGACTATCGCGTTATCTTTGAAACCGGCGACTATTTCGCCTCGCATAAGCAGTCCAGCTTTTTCCCGGAAGTGCCGGTGGTGTTCCATATCGACAACACCGACGAGCACTACCATGTGCCGCTGCTGCTGAGCCAGTACGGCTACTCCACCTACCGCGGCAGCTGA
- the hprR gene encoding response regulator transcription factor HprR produces the protein MKLLLIEDNEKTRAWLEKGLREAGLVVDAVADGRDGLHLALDQDYALIILDIMLPGLDGWQVLRALRTAKATPVLCLTARDAVSDRVKGLELGADDYLVKPFSFAELLARVRAQLRRHAPAAATLQVADLTLDTARHAASRGGERIALTRQEFTLLWLLASRVGEILPRTLIASEVWGINFDSETNVVDVAIRRLRKKIDDPFPLKLIETVRGMGYRLNAPEESDA, from the coding sequence ATGAAACTGCTACTGATTGAAGACAACGAAAAAACCCGCGCGTGGCTCGAAAAGGGGCTGCGCGAGGCGGGGCTGGTGGTGGACGCTGTCGCCGACGGGCGCGATGGCCTGCACCTGGCGCTGGACCAGGACTATGCGCTTATCATCCTTGATATCATGCTGCCGGGCCTCGACGGCTGGCAGGTGTTGCGCGCGCTGCGCACCGCCAAAGCCACGCCGGTACTCTGCCTGACGGCGAGAGACGCAGTCAGCGATCGCGTCAAGGGGCTGGAGCTTGGCGCGGATGACTATCTGGTAAAGCCCTTTTCTTTCGCCGAACTGCTGGCGCGCGTACGGGCCCAGCTGCGGCGTCATGCGCCCGCCGCTGCGACGTTACAGGTGGCCGACCTCACGCTTGATACCGCGCGTCACGCCGCCAGCCGCGGCGGCGAGCGGATCGCGCTGACCCGCCAGGAATTTACCCTGCTCTGGCTGCTGGCGAGCCGCGTCGGGGAGATTTTGCCGCGCACGCTTATCGCGAGCGAAGTCTGGGGCATCAATTTTGACAGCGAAACCAACGTGGTGGATGTCGCCATCCGTCGCCTGCGCAAGAAAATCGACGATCCCTTCCCGCTCAAGCTGATTGAAACCGTCCGCGGCATGGGATATCGGCTCAACGCGCCGGAGGAGAGCGATGCGTAG
- a CDS encoding heavy metal sensor histidine kinase produces the protein MRSPSLTLRLTLIFTLLVAFACGITGVSLYRSLSAELVWRDDQTLLNRASQLRQLLTDGAEPRQLPLYFNRMLDTRQDVLLIRRVDGDTLVNINQAGVTLPTLAPVLPGRSVNEQALHRWRRPDGVYVSAIALTASDKNGPLVITVARVAQERAQMLAEYRRESLLVCLLATLAAALLSPWLIRRGLRAIRRLSEATARTGSETLQQPLSLETLPRELLPLGEALNTMRRRLAEDFARLTRFADDLAHELRTPVNILLGQNQVALQRPRSVQEYQNLLAGNIEELEQMTRLIENILFLARADHQNIALRRETLALEPFIHQLTDFLEPLAEERGITFSVQASGVLRADRLLLQRALTNLLTNALRHAPTGGDVRIAAAQEADYAVLSVANPGAPIAEADKLFLRFWRGDNARHTPGTGLGLALTQAIVRLHGGQVAVEHEEGWNRFILRFPAA, from the coding sequence ATGCGTAGCCCTTCACTGACGCTGCGCCTGACGCTCATTTTTACGCTGCTGGTGGCGTTCGCCTGCGGCATTACCGGCGTGTCGCTCTACCGCTCGCTCAGCGCGGAGCTGGTCTGGCGCGACGATCAGACGTTGCTCAACCGCGCCTCGCAATTGCGCCAGCTTTTGACGGACGGCGCCGAACCGCGCCAGCTGCCGCTCTATTTCAACCGTATGCTGGATACGCGACAGGATGTGCTGCTGATCCGCCGCGTCGATGGCGACACGCTGGTGAACATCAACCAGGCGGGCGTGACGCTGCCGACGCTCGCGCCGGTGTTGCCGGGGCGGAGCGTGAACGAACAGGCGTTGCACCGCTGGCGGCGGCCCGACGGCGTGTATGTCAGCGCGATAGCCCTGACGGCGAGCGATAAAAACGGGCCGCTGGTCATCACCGTGGCGCGCGTGGCGCAGGAGCGCGCGCAGATGCTGGCGGAATATCGGCGGGAAAGCCTGCTGGTCTGCCTGCTGGCGACGCTCGCCGCCGCGCTGTTAAGCCCGTGGCTTATCCGCCGCGGACTGCGGGCGATTCGCCGTCTTAGCGAGGCTACCGCCCGCACTGGCAGCGAGACGCTGCAACAGCCGCTAAGCCTGGAGACCCTGCCGCGCGAGCTGTTGCCGCTTGGCGAGGCGCTCAATACCATGCGCCGCCGGCTGGCGGAGGATTTCGCCCGGCTGACGCGCTTTGCCGACGATCTCGCCCATGAGCTGCGCACGCCGGTCAACATTCTGCTGGGGCAGAATCAGGTCGCGCTACAACGCCCGCGCAGCGTGCAGGAGTATCAGAACCTGCTTGCCGGCAATATCGAAGAGCTGGAGCAGATGACCCGACTTATTGAAAACATTCTGTTTCTCGCCCGCGCCGATCATCAAAACATCGCGCTACGCCGCGAGACGCTGGCGCTTGAGCCGTTTATCCATCAACTGACCGATTTCCTGGAGCCGCTGGCGGAAGAGCGCGGCATCACGTTCAGCGTGCAGGCGAGCGGAGTGCTGCGCGCCGACCGCCTGCTCCTCCAGCGAGCGCTTACTAACCTTCTGACCAACGCGCTGCGCCATGCGCCAACGGGTGGCGACGTACGGATCGCCGCTGCTCAGGAGGCGGACTACGCAGTATTAAGCGTCGCCAATCCGGGCGCGCCGATAGCCGAGGCGGATAAACTGTTTCTGCGCTTCTGGCGCGGCGACAACGCGCGCCACACGCCCGGGACTGGTCTTGGGCTGGCGCTCACCCAGGCGATCGTGCGGCTACACGGCGGTCAGGTGGCGGTCGAGCATGAAGAGGGCTGGAACCGCTTTATTCTGCGGTTCCCGGCGGCGTAA
- a CDS encoding CPBP family intramembrane glutamic endopeptidase, protein MNAPADRFQHTLLCITVGVAWFTLPVAISLLPGYSGIYRAGFATPLLYFVFWLPFALLCWRTYQKHYGLLPPGRLSVQSLVLPGLALMALSMIHGLFGRQEPWSATLSEMSSFSLALTAICICLLAPVVEEVICRGFLLNAGIGWGKTGQTIAMVATSLFFAIGHAQYQMPTTFIWLFVFSVILCQVRIHTGSLLAPIVLHSATNIIGMMAALKLS, encoded by the coding sequence ATGAACGCGCCCGCGGACAGATTTCAACATACGCTGCTTTGCATTACCGTCGGGGTGGCCTGGTTTACGCTACCGGTCGCCATCTCCCTGTTACCAGGCTATTCAGGTATTTACCGTGCCGGGTTCGCCACGCCGCTGCTCTATTTCGTGTTCTGGCTTCCCTTCGCCCTGCTCTGCTGGCGAACGTATCAGAAACACTACGGACTGCTGCCGCCGGGCAGGCTGAGCGTGCAATCGCTGGTATTGCCGGGGCTGGCGCTGATGGCGCTTTCGATGATCCACGGGTTGTTTGGCAGGCAGGAGCCCTGGAGCGCCACGCTGTCAGAGATGTCATCCTTTAGCCTGGCGCTGACGGCGATCTGCATCTGCCTGCTGGCGCCGGTGGTGGAAGAGGTTATCTGCCGCGGCTTTTTGCTGAACGCGGGCATCGGTTGGGGCAAAACCGGCCAGACGATAGCGATGGTCGCCACCTCGCTGTTTTTCGCCATCGGCCACGCGCAATATCAGATGCCTACCACCTTCATCTGGCTGTTTGTCTTCTCGGTGATCCTCTGTCAGGTGCGCATTCATACCGGCAGCCTGCTGGCGCCCATCGTGCTGCATTCGGCGACCAACATTATCGGCATGATGGCGGCGCTGAAACTCTCCTGA
- a CDS encoding (R)-mandelonitrile lyase: MTEIYRCGSRASYGGPEAWFTGTVRIDPLFPANDPARASGGSVTFEPGARTAWHTHPLGQTLIVTAGFGYVQTWGQPAREIRPGDVVWIPPHEKHWHGASPTTPLTHIAIQEAQDGSVVEWLEHVSDAQYHARG, from the coding sequence ATGACTGAGATTTACCGTTGCGGTTCACGCGCCTCTTATGGCGGCCCGGAGGCGTGGTTTACGGGTACGGTGCGTATCGACCCGCTCTTTCCGGCAAACGATCCGGCCCGCGCGAGCGGCGGCAGCGTGACCTTTGAGCCCGGCGCGCGTACCGCCTGGCATACGCACCCGCTGGGCCAGACGCTTATCGTCACCGCCGGTTTCGGCTACGTGCAGACCTGGGGCCAGCCTGCGCGGGAGATTCGCCCCGGCGACGTGGTCTGGATCCCGCCGCATGAAAAACACTGGCATGGCGCAAGCCCGACCACGCCGCTGACGCATATCGCGATACAGGAAGCGCAGGACGGCAGCGTCGTGGAGTGGCTGGAGCACGTCAGCGACGCGCAGTACCACGCGCGCGGTTGA